A genome region from Mycolicibacterium litorale includes the following:
- a CDS encoding DUF58 domain-containing protein: MTESGGRSVDLPSLQRGQIRDPALSAALRKLELTVRRKLDGVLHGDHLGLIPGPGSEPGESRIYQPGDDVRRMDWSVTARTTVPHVREMIADRELETWMVVDMSASLDFGTAACEKRDLAVAAAAAITFLNSGGGNRIGAIIANGESVRRVPALSGRMHEQEMLRTIATMPKAPTGVRGDLAAAIDALRRPERRRGMAVVISDFLGPINWMRPLRAISARHEVLAIEVLDPRDVELPEVGDVVLQDAETGVTREFTIDHQLREDFERAAAEHRAEVARTLRRCGAPLLSLRTDRDWIADVVRFVASRRRGAMAGR, encoded by the coding sequence GTGACCGAGTCCGGCGGTCGATCGGTCGATCTGCCGTCGCTGCAGCGTGGGCAGATCCGCGACCCCGCACTGTCGGCGGCGCTGCGCAAGCTCGAACTCACCGTGCGGCGCAAGCTCGACGGCGTCCTGCACGGCGATCACCTCGGCCTGATCCCCGGTCCGGGTTCGGAGCCGGGGGAGTCGCGCATCTACCAGCCCGGCGACGACGTCCGCCGGATGGACTGGTCGGTCACCGCGCGCACCACCGTCCCGCACGTGCGGGAGATGATCGCCGACCGCGAACTGGAGACCTGGATGGTGGTCGACATGTCGGCCAGCCTCGACTTCGGCACCGCGGCCTGCGAGAAGCGTGACCTCGCGGTGGCGGCGGCGGCCGCGATCACCTTCCTCAACAGTGGTGGCGGCAACCGGATCGGCGCGATCATCGCCAACGGCGAGTCCGTGCGGCGGGTGCCCGCCCTGTCCGGTCGCATGCACGAGCAGGAGATGCTGCGCACCATCGCCACGATGCCCAAGGCGCCCACCGGCGTGCGCGGCGATCTGGCCGCGGCCATCGACGCGCTGCGGCGCCCAGAGCGCAGGCGTGGCATGGCGGTCGTCATCAGCGACTTCCTCGGGCCGATCAACTGGATGCGCCCGCTGCGCGCGATCTCGGCCCGCCACGAGGTGCTGGCGATCGAGGTGCTCGATCCGCGCGACGTCGAACTGCCCGAGGTCGGCGACGTCGTCCTGCAGGACGCCGAGACCGGGGTGACGCGGGAGTTCACCATCGACCACCAACTGCGCGAGGACTTCGAGCGGGCGGCCGCCGAACACCGGGCCGAGGTGGCCCGCACGTTGCGGCGGTGTGGCGCCCCGCTGTTGAGCCTGCGCACCGACCGGGACTGGATCGCCGATGTGGTCAGGTTCGTGGCGAGCCGGCGCCGCGGCGCCATGGCCGGCCGATGA
- a CDS encoding ferrochelatase has product MQFDALLLLSFGGPEGPDEVMPFLENVTRGRGIPRERLESVAEHYLHFDGVSPINGINRALIAEIEAELADRGQTLPVYFGNRNWAPYVEDAVTAMRNDGVRRAAVFATSAWGGYSSCTQYNEDIARGRAAAGDGAPELVKMRHYFDHPLLVEMFAEAIGDATQSLPAELRDEARLVFTAHSIPVAADERHGPHLYSRQVAYATRLVAAAAGYAEFDQVWQSRSGPPRIPWLEPDIGDHMAALAERGTRAVVICPIGFVADHIEVVWDLDSEVREQAADLGIAMARASTPNADRRYARLALDLVDELRDGREAARVVGDDPTPGCGYSVNGTTCADSPRCVARISG; this is encoded by the coding sequence GTGCAGTTTGATGCGCTACTGCTGCTGTCCTTCGGCGGACCCGAGGGCCCCGATGAGGTGATGCCGTTCCTCGAGAACGTCACCCGGGGCCGGGGGATTCCGCGGGAACGGCTGGAGAGCGTCGCCGAACACTACCTGCATTTCGACGGCGTCTCCCCGATCAACGGCATCAACCGGGCGCTGATCGCCGAGATCGAGGCCGAACTCGCCGACCGCGGCCAGACACTTCCGGTGTACTTCGGCAACCGCAACTGGGCGCCGTACGTCGAGGACGCCGTCACCGCCATGCGGAACGACGGTGTACGCCGCGCGGCGGTCTTCGCGACCTCGGCCTGGGGCGGGTATTCCAGCTGCACCCAGTACAACGAGGACATCGCCAGGGGCAGGGCGGCCGCCGGTGACGGCGCCCCGGAACTGGTGAAGATGCGCCACTACTTCGACCACCCGCTGCTGGTGGAGATGTTCGCCGAGGCGATCGGCGATGCGACGCAGTCACTTCCGGCCGAGCTGCGGGACGAGGCCCGATTGGTGTTCACCGCGCACTCCATCCCGGTCGCCGCCGACGAGCGGCACGGCCCGCACCTCTACAGCCGGCAGGTCGCCTACGCGACCCGGCTGGTGGCCGCGGCGGCCGGCTACGCCGAATTCGACCAGGTGTGGCAGTCGCGGTCGGGCCCGCCGCGGATCCCCTGGCTCGAACCCGACATCGGCGACCACATGGCGGCGCTGGCCGAACGCGGCACCCGGGCGGTCGTCATCTGTCCGATCGGCTTCGTCGCCGACCACATCGAGGTGGTGTGGGACCTCGACAGCGAGGTGCGCGAACAGGCCGCCGACCTCGGCATCGCGATGGCCCGGGCCAGTACTCCCAACGCCGACCGGCGCTATGCGCGGTTGGCGCTCGATCTGGTCGACGAACTGCGTGACGGCCGGGAGGCCGCGCGCGTCGTGGGCGACGATCCCACCCCGGGGTGCGGGTACAGCGTGAACGGCACCACCTGCGCCGATTCCCCGCGGTGCGTCGCGCGCATCAGCGGCTGA
- the inhA gene encoding NADH-dependent enoyl-ACP reductase InhA: MAGLLEGKRILVTGIITDSSIAFYIAKVAQEAGAEIVCTGFNRMRLIERILDRLPAKPPLLELDVQNDEHLDTLADRVTEVIGEGNKLDGVVHSIGFMPQTGMGINPFFDAPYEDVAKGIHISAYSYASLAKAVLPIMNPGGGIVGMDFDPTRAMPAYNWMTVAKSALESVNRFVAREAGKVGVRSNLVAAGPIRTLAMSAIVGGALGDEAGAQMQLLEEGWDQRAPLGWNMKDPTPVAKTVCALLSDWLPATTGTIVYADGGASTQLL; the protein is encoded by the coding sequence ATGGCAGGGCTTCTCGAAGGCAAGCGCATCCTCGTCACGGGGATCATCACCGACTCGTCGATCGCGTTCTACATCGCCAAGGTCGCCCAGGAGGCGGGTGCGGAGATCGTGTGCACGGGCTTCAACCGGATGCGGCTGATCGAGCGCATCCTCGACCGGCTGCCGGCCAAGCCGCCGCTGCTCGAACTCGACGTGCAGAACGACGAGCATCTCGACACGCTGGCCGACCGGGTCACCGAGGTGATCGGCGAGGGCAACAAGCTCGACGGCGTGGTGCACTCGATCGGCTTCATGCCGCAGACCGGGATGGGCATCAACCCGTTCTTCGACGCCCCCTACGAGGACGTCGCGAAGGGCATCCACATCTCGGCGTACTCGTACGCCTCGCTGGCCAAGGCCGTGCTGCCGATCATGAACCCCGGCGGCGGAATCGTCGGTATGGACTTCGACCCGACCCGGGCGATGCCGGCCTACAACTGGATGACGGTCGCCAAGAGCGCACTCGAATCGGTCAACCGCTTCGTCGCCCGTGAGGCCGGAAAGGTCGGTGTGCGGTCGAATCTCGTTGCCGCGGGCCCGATCCGGACGCTGGCGATGAGTGCCATCGTCGGTGGTGCGCTCGGCGACGAGGCCGGCGCGCAGATGCAGCTGCTCGAAGAGGGCTGGGATCAGCGGGCGCCGCTCGGCTGGAACATGAAGGATCCGACGCCGGTCGCCAAGACGGTCTGCGCGCTGCTGTCCGACTGGCTGCCCGCCACCACCGGGACGATCGTGTACGCCGACGGCGGCGCCAGCACCCAGCTGCTGTAG
- a CDS encoding aromatic ring-hydroxylating oxygenase subunit alpha, translating into MTATEQTATLLATLGGEFYTSDTVFAAEQTEIFENSWICAARCGDLAQPGQFKKVQIGRESVLVVRARDGLLRAFLNVCRHRGAQLCTASEGQVRRTLRCPYHAWTYALDGKLVAAPNIATLTDNTGAAIDRYQYGLVPVALTEWLGYAWVCLADAPPSFEETVAGEVTLRLGDAAAIERYGVEGLQLGHRIVYDVAANWKLIVENFMECYHCASIHPELVDVLPEFARGMAAQSYVGHGAEFGSDVTGFTVDGSPGFGTLPGLSDAQDRRYFAITVRPTVFVNLVPDHIIFHRMYPLAADRTVVECDWLYAPEIVAAGHDVTRSVELFHRVNQQDFEACERTQPAMSSRAYRHGGVLVPAEHHLAEFHQWVVSRLGMSDGCARG; encoded by the coding sequence ATGACCGCCACCGAACAGACCGCCACGCTGCTCGCCACTCTCGGCGGCGAGTTCTACACCAGCGACACGGTGTTCGCTGCCGAGCAGACCGAGATCTTCGAGAACTCGTGGATCTGTGCTGCCCGCTGCGGCGACCTCGCCCAGCCGGGACAGTTCAAGAAGGTGCAGATCGGCCGCGAGAGCGTACTGGTGGTGCGGGCGCGCGATGGGCTGCTGCGCGCGTTCCTCAACGTCTGCCGGCACCGCGGCGCGCAACTGTGCACCGCATCCGAGGGCCAGGTGCGACGTACGTTGCGCTGCCCCTACCACGCGTGGACCTACGCACTGGACGGCAAGCTCGTCGCCGCGCCGAACATCGCGACGCTGACCGACAACACCGGCGCGGCCATCGACCGCTACCAGTACGGGCTCGTGCCGGTTGCGCTCACCGAGTGGCTCGGCTACGCCTGGGTGTGTCTGGCCGACGCGCCGCCGTCATTCGAGGAGACCGTGGCGGGTGAGGTGACGTTGCGCCTCGGCGACGCGGCCGCAATCGAGCGCTACGGCGTCGAGGGTCTGCAACTCGGCCACCGCATCGTCTACGACGTCGCCGCCAACTGGAAACTCATCGTCGAGAACTTCATGGAGTGCTATCACTGCGCGTCGATCCACCCCGAACTCGTCGACGTCCTGCCCGAGTTCGCGCGCGGAATGGCCGCCCAGTCCTACGTCGGCCACGGCGCTGAGTTCGGTTCCGACGTGACGGGATTCACCGTGGACGGCTCACCCGGTTTCGGCACGCTGCCCGGGCTGTCCGACGCACAGGACCGGCGCTACTTCGCGATCACCGTGCGGCCGACGGTGTTCGTCAACCTGGTCCCCGACCACATCATCTTCCACCGCATGTACCCGCTGGCCGCCGACCGCACCGTCGTCGAGTGCGACTGGCTCTACGCCCCGGAGATCGTGGCCGCCGGACACGACGTGACGCGTTCGGTCGAGCTGTTCCACCGTGTCAACCAACAGGACTTCGAGGCCTGTGAACGCACCCAGCCGGCCATGTCGTCGC
- a CDS encoding GcvT family protein produces the protein MPKIVVIGAGIVGTSLADELTARGATDVTVLDRGPLFATGGSTSHAPGLVFQTNPSKTMTAFARYTVEKFCALEHPGGWAFNRVGGLEVAATPERWADLHRKAGWAQAWGIEGRLLSAEECAALHPLVDRDRIYGGFHTPTDGLAKAVRAAEAQADRATGRGAVFRPHTEVLGIVDKAGRVTGVRTSDGVLDADVVVCAAGFWGAELAKQVDLVLPLVPMAHQYAKTGQIAPLVGRNTEHAEAGLPILRHQDADLYFREHVDRIGIGSYCHRPMPVDMSTLMVDTAGESMPSMLPFTDDDFAPAWREATKLIPVLDDSKVEEAFNGIFSFTPDGFSIMGEHRDLAGFWVAEAVWVTHSAGVAKATAEWILDGTPSVDVSECDLYRFEDVARSPDFILKTSSQAFVEVYDVIHPYQFRTALRGLRTSPFHQRHRELGAHFYEGGGWERPAWFEANAALTADLDIPQRDEWSARFWSPIAVAEARATRERVAMYDMTPLTRYEVSGAGAAAFLQRMTTNNVDKSVGSVTYTLMLDESGGIRSDLTVARLGPDTFQVGANSPRDFDWLGRHRPDDVVLRDITGGTCCVGVWGPLARDMVQPLCRDDLSHSAFRYFRALRTYLGAVPVTMMRVSYVGELGWEIYASAEYGGALWDLLFEAGREHGVIAAGRVAFNSLRIEKGYRSWGTDMTTEHRPAAAGLDFAVRMDKADFVGRAALEQSPPPRTTLHSIVFDDRSAVVLGKEPVYVAGGCAGYVTSAGFSPTVGRTIAYAWLPADVRSGDLVSVDYRGTRYTAAVHSEPVVDPDMLRIRR, from the coding sequence ATGCCCAAAATCGTCGTGATCGGCGCAGGCATCGTCGGCACCTCACTGGCCGACGAGTTGACGGCGCGCGGCGCCACCGACGTCACGGTGCTCGACCGCGGCCCGCTGTTCGCGACCGGCGGATCGACCTCGCACGCGCCCGGCCTGGTCTTCCAGACGAACCCGTCGAAGACCATGACCGCATTCGCCCGCTACACCGTCGAGAAATTCTGCGCGCTCGAACACCCCGGCGGCTGGGCGTTCAACCGGGTGGGCGGGCTGGAGGTCGCCGCGACACCCGAACGCTGGGCCGATCTGCACCGCAAGGCCGGATGGGCGCAGGCGTGGGGGATCGAAGGACGGCTGCTGTCGGCCGAGGAGTGCGCCGCCCTGCACCCACTGGTCGACCGCGATCGCATCTACGGCGGATTCCACACTCCCACAGATGGTTTGGCCAAGGCGGTGCGTGCGGCCGAGGCCCAGGCCGACCGGGCGACGGGGCGGGGCGCGGTGTTCCGGCCGCACACCGAGGTGCTCGGAATCGTCGATAAGGCGGGCCGGGTGACCGGGGTGCGTACCTCGGACGGCGTACTCGACGCCGACGTGGTGGTGTGCGCGGCCGGCTTCTGGGGCGCCGAACTCGCCAAGCAGGTCGACCTGGTGCTGCCGCTCGTGCCGATGGCCCACCAGTACGCGAAGACGGGACAGATCGCGCCGCTCGTCGGCCGCAACACCGAACACGCCGAGGCCGGACTCCCGATCCTGCGCCACCAAGACGCCGACCTCTACTTCCGCGAACACGTCGACCGCATCGGCATCGGCTCCTACTGCCACCGGCCCATGCCGGTCGACATGTCCACGCTGATGGTCGACACCGCGGGCGAATCGATGCCCTCGATGTTGCCGTTCACCGACGACGACTTCGCTCCGGCATGGCGGGAGGCGACGAAACTCATTCCCGTGCTGGACGACTCGAAGGTCGAAGAGGCGTTCAACGGCATCTTCTCGTTCACCCCGGACGGGTTCTCGATCATGGGTGAGCACCGCGACCTCGCCGGATTCTGGGTGGCCGAGGCCGTGTGGGTCACGCACTCGGCGGGAGTCGCGAAGGCCACCGCCGAATGGATCCTCGACGGCACACCGTCGGTGGACGTCAGCGAATGCGACCTGTACCGCTTCGAGGACGTGGCCCGCAGCCCCGACTTCATTCTGAAGACCAGCTCACAGGCCTTCGTCGAGGTCTACGACGTCATCCACCCGTACCAGTTCCGCACCGCCCTGCGCGGCCTGCGGACCAGCCCGTTCCACCAGCGACACCGCGAACTGGGCGCCCACTTCTACGAAGGCGGCGGCTGGGAGCGGCCCGCCTGGTTCGAGGCGAACGCCGCACTCACCGCGGACCTCGACATCCCGCAGCGAGACGAATGGTCGGCCCGCTTCTGGTCGCCGATCGCCGTCGCCGAAGCCCGGGCGACTCGTGAGCGGGTCGCGATGTACGACATGACGCCGCTGACCCGCTACGAGGTGTCCGGGGCCGGCGCCGCGGCATTCCTGCAGCGGATGACCACCAACAACGTCGACAAGAGCGTCGGGTCGGTCACCTACACCCTGATGCTCGACGAATCAGGCGGTATCCGCAGCGATCTCACGGTCGCCCGGCTGGGCCCGGACACCTTCCAGGTGGGCGCCAACTCACCGCGCGACTTCGACTGGCTCGGACGCCACCGACCCGACGACGTCGTGCTGCGTGACATCACCGGCGGCACCTGCTGCGTCGGCGTCTGGGGACCGCTGGCCCGCGACATGGTGCAGCCACTGTGCCGGGACGATCTGTCCCACAGCGCGTTCCGCTACTTCCGCGCCCTGCGGACCTACCTGGGCGCCGTCCCGGTCACCATGATGCGGGTGTCCTACGTCGGCGAGCTCGGCTGGGAGATCTACGCGAGCGCCGAATACGGTGGCGCCCTGTGGGATCTGCTGTTCGAGGCGGGTCGCGAGCACGGCGTCATCGCCGCCGGCCGGGTGGCCTTCAACAGCCTCCGCATCGAAAAGGGATACCGCAGCTGGGGGACCGATATGACCACCGAGCACCGGCCTGCGGCGGCGGGCCTGGACTTCGCGGTCCGGATGGACAAGGCCGACTTCGTCGGCAGGGCCGCACTCGAACAGTCACCCCCGCCCCGAACGACGTTGCACAGCATCGTGTTCGACGATCGCAGCGCCGTGGTGCTGGGCAAGGAGCCGGTCTACGTCGCCGGCGGCTGCGCCGGATACGTGACCAGCGCCGGCTTCTCGCCGACGGTCGGACGCACCATCGCCTACGCCTGGTTGCCCGCGGACGTGCGCAGCGGGGACCTTGTCAGCGTCGACTACCGAGGCACCCGGTACACCGCCGCCGTCCACAGCGAACCGGTCGTCGACCCCGACATGCTGCGAATCCGGAGATAG
- the solA gene encoding N-methyl-L-tryptophan oxidase translates to MPYDVIVIGLGGMGSAAAYHLAARGQRVLGLEKFTPAHDKGSSHGGSRIIRQSYFEDPAYVPLLLRAYELWDRLATESAREVYRMTGGLFIGPPDCLTVAGSLLASRQWDLPHEVFDADEIRARYPAFTPRDGDIALFEAKAGFARPEMTVQAHLDLAQRAGATLRFGEEVTAWAETGGGVSVTTADGTYTAGQLVICPGAWAPQLLAEFGIPITVERQVLYWLDPVGGVGPFVDHPIFIAENERAEQIYGFPAIDGPAGGVKVAFFRKGVVCTPDTIDREVHEQEIGEMRDEVARLLPALDGPCVHSATCMYSNTPDQHFVIARHPDSANVTVACGFSGHGFKFVPVVGEILADLATTGATDHPIDLFDPRRLVNA, encoded by the coding sequence ATGCCATACGACGTCATCGTGATCGGCCTCGGCGGCATGGGCAGCGCCGCCGCATACCATCTTGCGGCCCGGGGCCAGCGGGTGCTCGGCCTCGAGAAGTTCACTCCCGCCCACGACAAGGGTTCTAGCCATGGCGGATCCCGCATCATCAGGCAGTCCTACTTCGAAGACCCCGCCTACGTTCCGTTGCTGCTGCGCGCCTACGAACTGTGGGACCGGCTCGCGACCGAGTCGGCGCGCGAGGTGTACCGGATGACCGGCGGGCTGTTCATCGGGCCACCGGACTGCCTCACGGTGGCCGGCAGTCTGCTCGCCAGCAGGCAGTGGGATCTGCCGCACGAGGTGTTCGACGCCGACGAGATCCGTGCGCGGTACCCCGCCTTCACGCCCCGCGACGGCGATATCGCACTGTTCGAGGCCAAGGCCGGCTTCGCCCGCCCCGAGATGACCGTGCAGGCGCACCTCGACCTCGCGCAACGGGCCGGCGCCACACTGCGCTTCGGCGAAGAGGTCACCGCATGGGCGGAGACCGGCGGCGGGGTCAGCGTCACGACCGCCGACGGCACCTACACCGCGGGCCAGTTGGTCATCTGCCCCGGGGCATGGGCACCGCAACTGCTGGCCGAATTCGGCATCCCGATCACGGTCGAACGCCAGGTGCTCTACTGGCTCGACCCGGTCGGGGGCGTCGGCCCGTTCGTCGACCACCCCATATTCATCGCCGAAAACGAACGCGCGGAACAGATCTACGGTTTCCCGGCGATCGACGGGCCCGCCGGTGGGGTGAAGGTCGCGTTCTTCCGGAAGGGCGTCGTCTGCACCCCGGACACCATCGACCGCGAGGTCCACGAGCAGGAGATCGGTGAGATGCGCGACGAGGTGGCACGGCTGCTGCCCGCCCTCGACGGGCCGTGCGTGCACTCCGCGACGTGCATGTACTCCAACACCCCCGATCAGCACTTCGTCATCGCCCGCCACCCCGACAGCGCCAATGTCACCGTCGCGTGTGGCTTCTCCGGACACGGCTTCAAATTCGTCCCCGTGGTGGGGGAGATCCTCGCCGACCTCGCCACGACGGGCGCGACCGACCACCCGATCGACCTCTTCGACCCCCGCCGGCTGGTGAACGCATGA
- the fabG1 gene encoding 3-oxoacyl-ACP reductase FabG1, with translation MTDSAVADTESQSAGGRPPFVSRSVLVTGGNRGIGLAIAQRLAADGHKVAVTHRGSGAPEGLFGVECDVTDNDAVDRAFKEVEEHQGPVEVLVSNAGISKDAFLMRMTEERFEEVINANLTGAFRVTQRASRSMQRKRFGRIIFIGSVSGMWGIGNQANYAAAKAGLIGMARSISRELAKANVTANVVAPGYIDTEMTRALDERIQAGALDFIPAKRVGTAEEVAGAVSFLASEDAHYIAGAVIPVDGGMGMGH, from the coding sequence ATGACCGACAGCGCAGTAGCCGATACGGAAAGCCAGTCCGCGGGCGGCAGGCCGCCTTTCGTCTCCCGATCCGTGCTGGTCACGGGCGGTAACCGCGGAATCGGCCTGGCCATCGCGCAGCGCCTGGCGGCCGACGGTCACAAGGTCGCCGTCACCCATCGCGGCTCCGGGGCCCCCGAGGGGCTGTTCGGCGTCGAGTGTGACGTCACCGACAACGACGCCGTCGACCGCGCCTTCAAAGAGGTCGAGGAGCACCAGGGTCCGGTCGAGGTGCTGGTGTCCAACGCGGGCATCTCCAAGGACGCATTCCTCATGCGGATGACCGAGGAACGGTTCGAAGAGGTCATCAACGCCAACCTCACCGGCGCGTTCCGGGTGACCCAACGGGCCTCGCGCAGCATGCAGCGCAAGCGCTTCGGCCGGATCATCTTCATCGGTTCGGTGTCGGGTATGTGGGGAATCGGCAACCAGGCGAACTACGCGGCCGCCAAAGCCGGTCTGATCGGCATGGCCCGCTCGATCTCGCGCGAGTTGGCGAAGGCGAACGTCACCGCGAACGTCGTGGCCCCCGGCTACATCGACACCGAGATGACTCGGGCGCTGGACGAGCGGATCCAGGCCGGGGCGTTGGACTTCATCCCGGCCAAGCGGGTCGGCACCGCCGAGGAGGTCGCCGGGGCGGTGAGCTTCCTGGCGTCCGAGGATGCGCACTACATCGCCGGTGCGGTCATCCCGGTCGACGGCGGCATGGGCATGGGCCACTAG
- a CDS encoding VWA domain-containing protein has product MTLPLLGPMSLSGFEHPWFFLFLLVVLGIVGLYVIVAMARQRRILRFANMELLESVAPNRPNRWRHVPAILLVASLLLLTVAMAGPTRDVRIPRNRAVVMLVIDVSQSMRATDVSPSRLAAAQEASKQFADELTPGINLGLIAYAGTATVLVSPTTNREATKNAIDKLQLADRTATGEGIFTALQAIATVGAVIGGGDEPPPARIVLFSDGKETVPSNPDNPKGAFTAARTAKDQGVPISTISFGTPYGYVEINEQRQPVPVDDQMLKKIADLSEGEAFTASSLEQLREVYANLQQQIGYETIKGDASVGWLRLGALVLALSALAAMLLNRRLPG; this is encoded by the coding sequence ATGACATTACCGTTGCTCGGCCCGATGTCACTCTCGGGCTTCGAACATCCGTGGTTCTTTCTGTTCCTGCTCGTCGTGCTGGGCATCGTCGGGCTCTACGTCATCGTCGCGATGGCCCGGCAGCGCCGGATCCTGCGCTTCGCCAACATGGAGCTGCTGGAGAGCGTCGCGCCGAACCGGCCGAACCGCTGGCGCCACGTCCCGGCGATCCTGCTCGTCGCCTCGCTGCTCCTGCTCACCGTCGCGATGGCGGGGCCGACCCGCGACGTGCGCATCCCGCGTAACCGCGCGGTGGTGATGCTGGTGATCGACGTGTCGCAGTCGATGCGTGCCACCGACGTGTCGCCGAGCCGGCTGGCCGCCGCTCAGGAGGCCTCGAAACAATTCGCCGACGAGCTGACGCCCGGCATCAACCTCGGCCTGATCGCCTACGCCGGTACCGCCACGGTGCTGGTCTCGCCCACCACCAATCGCGAGGCCACCAAGAACGCGATCGACAAGCTGCAGCTGGCCGACCGGACCGCCACCGGCGAGGGCATCTTCACCGCGCTGCAGGCCATCGCCACCGTGGGCGCGGTGATCGGCGGCGGGGACGAGCCGCCCCCCGCACGCATCGTGCTGTTCTCCGACGGCAAGGAGACCGTGCCGTCCAATCCGGACAACCCGAAGGGCGCGTTCACCGCAGCGCGGACCGCCAAGGACCAGGGCGTGCCGATCTCGACCATCTCGTTCGGCACGCCGTACGGCTACGTGGAGATCAACGAGCAGCGTCAGCCGGTCCCCGTGGACGACCAGATGCTCAAGAAGATCGCCGACCTGTCCGAGGGTGAGGCGTTCACCGCGTCGAGCCTGGAGCAGCTGCGCGAGGTGTACGCCAACCTGCAGCAGCAGATCGGCTACGAGACCATCAAGGGCGACGCCAGCGTGGGCTGGCTGCGGCTGGGCGCACTGGTGCTGGCGCTCTCGGCGCTGGCCGCGATGCTGCTCAACCGGCGCCTGCCGGGATGA